In Candidatus Poribacteria bacterium, the genomic window TTATGGGTATCGCTTATTTTCAACTCGCCTGTCGGACCGAAAGAGACATCACGGCTATTAAAGCGGCTGCCCTCCGGCACATCCAAAACGATGCTTACGAATCCCTTAAAGTCGAGACGCGACGGACAGATAAAACGTTTCCGTTAACCTCTCCGCAGGTGAGTGCAGAGGTCGGTGGTTATCTCGTCCAAGAAACAGGGATGAGAGCGGATATGCATACCCCCGATTTAGTCTGCTGGGTAAAAATAACCCATAATGCGGCATATATTTCCACCGAGAAGATTCCAGGGATTGGTGGGTTGCCTGTCGGTGTGAGTGGTAAAGTGCTCGTTATGCTGTCTGGCGGCATTGATTCCCCCGTTGCGGCATGGCAGATGATAAAACGTGGTGCGAAAGCCGTTTTTATTCACTTTTACAGCTACCCGTATACCGATAAAGCCTCTTTGGAGAAGGTGATTGAACTCGTTGAGATTTTAGGGGTATCAAACTATCGGAGCACGCTTTATCTGGTTCCATTCGCTGAACTCCAGCAGGTTATCGTCGCTGAGACACCGGCTCCCTTCCGCGTGGTGCTGTATCGGCGAATGATGACCCGAATTGCGCAGCGCATTGCGACCCTGGCGAATGCAGAGGCACTCGTCACTGGCGAAAGTCTTGCACAAGTCGCTTCCCAAACTTTAACAAATCTCAGAACGATTGAAGCGATTGCCGAACTCCCAATTTTGCGTCCACTTATTGGCGAGGACAAGGCTGAAATTATCGAAAAAGCACAGCGGATCGGTACTTTTGACGTATCCACACGTCCACATCAGGATTGTTGCTCTCTCTTTGTCCCCCAGCATCCGGCTACCCGGGCATCGCTCACGGAATTAGCGGACGCAGAATCGAGTTTGGATATAGACGGGTTGGTTGAAGCGGCGTTAAATAATCTTGAAAAACAGGTCGTCGGTTAAAAAGATGGTTTCTGAAAAAATACTGCTCATTCGTCTCAGCTCCCTTGGCGATATTGTGCTGACAACACCCGTTATTCGAGCAGTGCGTGCCCATTTCGCGGATGCCTATATCGCTATGCTCGTAGGAAAACAGTCGGCGGATGTCCTCCGAGAAAATCCACACCTTGATGAGATAATTACGTTTGATCGGCGCGCGAAGCAGAAGGATACCCGCGAGATGTTGCGGATCCTCCGCGTCTTACGTGAACGCAAATTCACGCTGGCTATCGATCTACAGCGGAAGTTTCGGACGGAGCTGCTGATGTATTGCAGCGGTGCCGCCGAGCGTGTTGGTAAAGGTGCACTGTGTACTGTTCGGGTCCCTGAGCAGGGGAACAAGCACGCCACAACACACTACCTTGATCTGTTGCATGCAGTCGGAATCCGAGCGGTAGATCAAAGGCTTGAAGTGTTTCTTGAGGCATCTGAACGCACAGATGCTTCACAGCGATTTGATGCTGTGGGTGTCCCAGAGATGGGTTTAAAGGTAGGGATTTTTCCGGGGGCAGGATGGCAATTGCGCGAATGGATGCCCGATCGCTTCGCAGCTATTGGGGACAGAGTGGTTCGGCACTTCAATGCCGAGGTCCTGATTTTTGGAGGACCAAAGGAGGCGGACCTCGTGCACACTGTTGCGAATCTGATGGATGCACGTGCTGTCCCGTTCGCTGGCAATCTTCAGGTTCGGGAGTTAGCCGCCTGTATTGAAAAGTGCGATCTCTTCCTCACAAATGATACGGGTCCGATGCACATTGCTGCAGCGGTCGGAACGCCGACTGTATCCTTGTTCGGTCCCGGCAATCATATCCGCTTTCAACCTCTCGGTGGGTTGCATCAAACTATCCGCCACGATGTGCCCTGCAGCCCTTGTAAGCAATTCACGGATAAATGTAAAGATAATATCTGTATGAAAAAAATTACTGTAGATGAGGTGTGGCAGTCTATCTCCGATACTCTTACCTCATCCGCACGCAGCCTCAAAAACGCGTAGATGATTCTCGCCCAACACTTTTCGGATATCTTCGTCAGAATAACCACGATCGCTTAAACCTTCAGCAATCTTGATGAACTCACTGGCATCCTTGAGTAGGTCGCCGCCACCGTCGAAATCTGATCCGATGCCAACATGATCGATGCCAGCGATGTCAATTGCGTAGGCGAAATGATTGAGGAGTTGCGCCAAAGGCGGCATCTTCGTCCACCCATCGGTGGTGATAAATCCCGGAACAAAAGTAATACCGACAACGCCGCCGTTAGCGGCTAAAGCCTTTAATTGTTCATTGCTGAGGTTCCGCGGGTGCCGACACAACGTCTTGCAGTTGCTATGGGATGCGATGACAGGGTGTTCGGAGAGCTCCAGAACGTCCCAAAATCCACGCTCACTAATATGGGAAACATCCACAAGCATTCCAAGGCGATTCATCTCTTTGACCAATGCCATACCGAATCGCGTCAAGCCACCGCCCAGATCCTCTTCATCATTTCCTGTCGATGCCCACGTATTCAGATTATGGGTTAATCCAATTGAGCGAACCCCAAGTGTATAGAGCGATCGGAGAATGTTAAGACTTCTTTCAACGGCTTCGCTATTTTCAATCACAAGAACCGCAGCGAGCTTGCCAGAGGCTTTCGCTTCTCGGATGTCGCTTGCCCTCCGTGCGATACAGATATCATCGGCGTTTGCTGTCACTTCTGTCTCGAACCACCCGAAGGCATCTAACGCATAGGCGAGATGATTTTTCCATGCGCGTGTTACGTCAACAGCAAAAAATGCAGCATCAATACCGCCCTGCTGCATTTTCGGTATGTTGAGTTGGATGCCTATG contains:
- the thiI gene encoding tRNA 4-thiouridine(8) synthase ThiI, whose translation is MLCRVFKRMENLFSVHYAEVGLKGKNRVFFEKRLVNNIKLALRGTGYAEVERLHDRILVHLGRRTDITEVKRRLQGVMGIAYFQLACRTERDITAIKAAALRHIQNDAYESLKVETRRTDKTFPLTSPQVSAEVGGYLVQETGMRADMHTPDLVCWVKITHNAAYISTEKIPGIGGLPVGVSGKVLVMLSGGIDSPVAAWQMIKRGAKAVFIHFYSYPYTDKASLEKVIELVEILGVSNYRSTLYLVPFAELQQVIVAETPAPFRVVLYRRMMTRIAQRIATLANAEALVTGESLAQVASQTLTNLRTIEAIAELPILRPLIGEDKAEIIEKAQRIGTFDVSTRPHQDCCSLFVPQHPATRASLTELADAESSLDIDGLVEAALNNLEKQVVG
- a CDS encoding glycosyltransferase family 9 protein — protein: MVSEKILLIRLSSLGDIVLTTPVIRAVRAHFADAYIAMLVGKQSADVLRENPHLDEIITFDRRAKQKDTREMLRILRVLRERKFTLAIDLQRKFRTELLMYCSGAAERVGKGALCTVRVPEQGNKHATTHYLDLLHAVGIRAVDQRLEVFLEASERTDASQRFDAVGVPEMGLKVGIFPGAGWQLREWMPDRFAAIGDRVVRHFNAEVLIFGGPKEADLVHTVANLMDARAVPFAGNLQVRELAACIEKCDLFLTNDTGPMHIAAAVGTPTVSLFGPGNHIRFQPLGGLHQTIRHDVPCSPCKQFTDKCKDNICMKKITVDEVWQSISDTLTSSARSLKNA
- a CDS encoding membrane dipeptidase, with translation MTLNTQISELHKQALVIDSHNDAIVAHIRRGVGVGVPNPCDENTQNATHPVGTIAYLRGPVPPEEEAIGIQLNIPKMQQGGIDAAFFAVDVTRAWKNHLAYALDAFGWFETEVTANADDICIARRASDIREAKASGKLAAVLVIENSEAVERSLNILRSLYTLGVRSIGLTHNLNTWASTGNDEEDLGGGLTRFGMALVKEMNRLGMLVDVSHISERGFWDVLELSEHPVIASHSNCKTLCRHPRNLSNEQLKALAANGGVVGITFVPGFITTDGWTKMPPLAQLLNHFAYAIDIAGIDHVGIGSDFDGGGDLLKDASEFIKIAEGLSDRGYSDEDIRKVLGENHLRVFEAACG